Part of the Sandaracinaceae bacterium genome, ATGGAGCTGGGCTTCGCGCACCGCTTCCAGGCGCTCTACATAGGGGCCACCCTCGGCGCGGACGTGATCGTGTGGTCCAGGGCCAGCCAGCAGCCCGTGGCACCCAGCGCGCGCCTGCTGCTCGGACACGCGTTCTATTGAACGCGGCGTCGCTCAGCGCGCGGGAGAGGGCTCGTAGGTGTCCATCAGGACGACCAACGCATCGAAGAAGGTCGACTCCGTCCCATCGAGCGTGCGGCGCAGCCAGAAGCCCACGGACGTCTTGACCACGTTTCCGTCATAGCCGCCGTCGAACCCGTTGTCGTCGTAGTCCTCGTATTCCCCGCGGCGGTGACGGCAGTAGGTGTCGTTCATGAAGAAGAACCAGGGCTCCACGTAGTCGCGCGTGTCGCCCCGCTCGATCGCGGCCCGATACTCCGCGAGCTCTGCGGCCGCGCAGGCGGGGTTGTCGGCAAGCTTCTGGTGCGTGGCGAAGAGGATCCGCGCGAGCGGCGCGACGTAGCGGTCGTAGTGCGCCTGAGTCGCGGCGCGTAAGGCGCTGTCGCGCTGTGCAGGCACCGCGTGCTCGGCGACGAAGCGAACGAACGCGGGGTCGTAGTGCCCGAAGTCGTCGGTTGCGTGGAGGTCGAGCCCCCCCTGATGGGGTCCGCTGACGAACGGCGCGAGGCTGGTCGCGCCCACGATGCGCTCGTAGCTGGCGAGCGAGAACACGTGACACGCGAAGATGCGGATGCCGCCGTCCGGGAAGTAGTCGAACTCATCGCACGTGTTGTGCGTTCCTTCGAGACCGCTCCACACCTCACGCGCGAGCGCGAGGGCGCTGGGGTCGAGCGCATGAGCGCCCTCTGCGCTACGGACCGTCGCCGACGCTGGCGCCACGCTCGGACCCCCGCAAGCCGACAGGGCCGTGGCTGCGACCAGCACCACGAGGAACGGCGCTGCGCCCGAACGGCTCACGGCGCCTCGTCCTCTGCTGGGCCACTCTCGTCGCCCAGCTCTTCCTCCAGGTCGTCGAGGCTCAGCGGGCCACCCTCGTCCTCGGCCTCGAGATCATCCAGGTTCAGCGCGCCATCCTCTCCCTCGAGGTCGTCGAGATTGAGGGGCTCGTCGCCCTCGAGGTCGTCCAGGTCGAGCGGGGCGTCACCCTCGAGTCCGTCTGGATCGGCGGTGGTCTCCCCAGGTCCCGTGGGCGACGGGTCGGCCGAGGGTGCGTGCATGCTGGCCGTGGGCTCGTAGCCCATGCGCGTCGGGAGCCACATGGAGAGCGACTCCCCGTAGGTCGTGATGGCGAGGGCGACCAGCAGCAACCCGATGAAGGGCAGCACGGCGCGGTAGAGCGACGTGACCGGCTTCTCGAAGCGGAAGCTCGAGATGAACAGGTTGAGGCCGACCGGCGGGGTCATGTACCCGATCTCGAGGTTGAGCAGGAAGACGATCCCGAGATGCACCGGGTCCACCCCGAAGCGTGTCGCGATGGGCACGATCAACGGAACCACCACGACGATGGCGCTGAAGATGTCCATGAGCATGCCTACGACGATCAGGAACACGTTGAGCAGCAAGAGGAACGCCAGCTTGCTGTCGATGAAAGCGCTCATCGCGTCGAGGATCAGGAACGGCACGCGGGCCTGGATCAGGAACGAGGTGAAGCCGACCGCTGTGGCGAGGATGATCAAGATGGCGCCCACGAGGGTCATGGACTCGCGGATGATGCGCGGCAGGTCCCCACGGAACGACACGTCCTTGTAGACCCAGACCTCGATGACGAGCACGTACAGGGCGGTGAACGCGGCGGCCTCATGGATGCGCAGCGTGCCCGTCATGATGCCGCCGAGCAGCGCGATGGGGAGCAGGACCTCCCACTTGGTCTCCCACAGCGCCTTCATCGCGTCGTCCATGACGAACGGCGTGCGCGGCATCTTGGTGGAGACGCCCATGTAGAACGCGTAGACGCCGATGGCCACGAGCGTGACGACGCCGGGGATGATGCCCGCCATGAAGAGGTATTCGATCTGCACGCCGGCGACGACGCCGTAGATGATGATCGGCAAGCTGGGTGGGAAGAGCAGGCCCAGGGAGCCACCCGAGGTGACGAGCCCGAGCGAGAAGCGCTCCGGGTAGCGGTCCGCGATGAGCGCGGGGTACAGGAGGCCCCCGATGGCCACGATCGTGATGCCGCTTCCACCCGTGAAGGTGGTGAAGAACGCCGACGCCATCAGACACACGATGGCGAGGCCCCCGGGGAGCCACCCCAGCCAAGCCCGGGACATCTTCACGAGGCGCTGGGGCGTGCCAGACTCCGCCATGAGGTAGCCCGCGAACGTGAACAGCGGGATGGTCACCAAGAGCGGCGAGTTGGCGAACTTCTCGCTGAAGACGTCGTTGGTGGCGCCCGTGATGGGTGTATTGGGCATCTCCGCGAAGAGCAGCATGGCGGCCGCGCCGAAGATGGCGAAGAGGGGGGCCCCCAAGAGCGCGAGGCCGACCAGGAACACGATGATCCAGAGGTCCATGTCAGCCCTCCCCTTCCGCAGAGGCCGGAGACGCGTCGGCGGCCGGGGCGGAT contains:
- a CDS encoding TRAP transporter large permease, whose translation is MDLWIIVFLVGLALLGAPLFAIFGAAAMLLFAEMPNTPITGATNDVFSEKFANSPLLVTIPLFTFAGYLMAESGTPQRLVKMSRAWLGWLPGGLAIVCLMASAFFTTFTGGSGITIVAIGGLLYPALIADRYPERFSLGLVTSGGSLGLLFPPSLPIIIYGVVAGVQIEYLFMAGIIPGVVTLVAIGVYAFYMGVSTKMPRTPFVMDDAMKALWETKWEVLLPIALLGGIMTGTLRIHEAAAFTALYVLVIEVWVYKDVSFRGDLPRIIRESMTLVGAILIILATAVGFTSFLIQARVPFLILDAMSAFIDSKLAFLLLLNVFLIVVGMLMDIFSAIVVVVPLIVPIATRFGVDPVHLGIVFLLNLEIGYMTPPVGLNLFISSFRFEKPVTSLYRAVLPFIGLLLVALAITTYGESLSMWLPTRMGYEPTASMHAPSADPSPTGPGETTADPDGLEGDAPLDLDDLEGDEPLNLDDLEGEDGALNLDDLEAEDEGGPLSLDDLEEELGDESGPAEDEAP